Proteins from a genomic interval of Diaphorobacter sp. HDW4A:
- a CDS encoding 2Fe-2S iron-sulfur cluster binding domain-containing protein, which yields MSSIPNVAPFFIAKVGDDGTQVDAWPDQPLLASLEQGGVDWPSSCRNGTCRTCIGFLTKGEVRYEIEWPGLSPEEKTEGWVLPCCAYPLTDLHIETSSI from the coding sequence ATGAGTTCCATCCCCAACGTCGCTCCCTTCTTCATCGCCAAAGTGGGTGACGACGGCACACAGGTGGACGCATGGCCCGATCAACCGCTGCTCGCCTCGCTTGAGCAAGGTGGCGTAGACTGGCCCAGCTCCTGCCGCAACGGTACCTGTCGCACCTGCATCGGCTTTCTCACCAAGGGCGAGGTGCGCTACGAAATCGAGTGGCCCGGGCTCTCGCCAGAGGAAAAAACCGAAGGCTGGGTGCTGCCCTGCTGCGCCTATCCGCTGACCGATCTGCACATAGAAACCAGCTCCATCTGA
- a CDS encoding SDR family NAD(P)-dependent oxidoreductase, producing MAIRFDGKVAIVTGAGGGLGKQHALALAARGAKVLVNDLGGAVDGSGGSVGAAEAVVAEIRAAGGEAIANGASVTDFAAVQGMVQQAINTWGRVDILVNNAGILRDKSFAKMDMADFRLVVDVHLMGAANCCKAVWPYMIEQKYGRIVMTTSSTGLYGNFGQANYGAAKLAQVGLMQTLAIEGVKYGIHVNALAPTAHTRMTEGLMPEQVLDALTPESVVPAMLVLAHESAPTRTILLAGAGSFEAAHITMTEGIHLGVGADVPEKLAEQLATVTDRRGEKVPSGGMEQGAHEFEKAIAAVRSGR from the coding sequence ATGGCAATTCGCTTTGATGGCAAGGTGGCAATTGTGACCGGCGCGGGTGGCGGTCTGGGCAAGCAGCACGCGCTGGCGTTGGCCGCACGCGGCGCCAAGGTGCTGGTCAACGATCTGGGTGGGGCGGTGGACGGCAGCGGTGGATCGGTAGGCGCCGCTGAGGCCGTGGTGGCCGAGATCCGCGCCGCCGGTGGCGAGGCGATTGCCAATGGCGCGTCGGTGACTGATTTCGCCGCCGTGCAGGGCATGGTGCAACAGGCCATCAACACCTGGGGACGGGTGGACATCCTCGTGAACAACGCGGGCATCCTGCGCGACAAGTCGTTCGCGAAGATGGACATGGCGGACTTCCGTCTGGTTGTCGACGTCCATCTGATGGGCGCGGCCAACTGCTGCAAGGCCGTGTGGCCGTACATGATTGAGCAGAAGTACGGCCGTATCGTGATGACCACCTCGTCCACGGGACTGTACGGCAACTTCGGCCAAGCCAACTACGGCGCGGCCAAGCTGGCGCAGGTCGGGCTGATGCAGACGCTGGCCATCGAGGGCGTGAAGTATGGCATCCATGTGAATGCCCTCGCGCCCACGGCCCATACGCGCATGACCGAAGGCCTGATGCCCGAGCAGGTGCTGGACGCGCTCACGCCCGAATCGGTCGTGCCGGCGATGCTGGTGCTGGCCCACGAGAGCGCGCCCACACGCACCATCCTGCTAGCGGGTGCAGGCTCGTTCGAGGCCGCGCACATTACTATGACCGAGGGAATCCACTTGGGTGTGGGTGCCGACGTTCCGGAGAAGCTGGCCGAGCAACTCGCGACCGTCACGGATCGCCGTGGCGAGAAGGTCCCATCGGGCGGCATGGAGCAGGGAGCGCACGAATTCGAAAAGGCCATCGCCGCCGTAAGGAGTGGGCGCTGA
- the gshA gene encoding glutamate--cysteine ligase — translation MTNTLQQHIAALSKERLAGMRRGIEKEGLRALPTGALALTPHPKGLGSALTHPHITTDYSESQLELITGVQPTVQACLDELVEVHQFVHRELTSHCNDETLWVSSMPCVLPTDETIPLGRYGLSNSGRSKSVYRMGLGHRYGRRMQTISGIHYNWSLPGVTSEEYFSLIRNFRRHAFVLLYLFGASPALCPSFVEGREHALKPLGDGKRALYLPHATSLRMGRLGYQSDAQATLAVSYNGLEGYANSLHEALTRPYPAYEQIGVRNPGGEYNQLGTSLLQIENEFYGTIRPKRTTKSGERPLHALRERGVEYVEVRLMDLDPFESVGINADTMRVLDVFLLHCLYSDSPPDTPEEIAQLKNNQHMTAERGREPGLQLVKNGQNIALADWGRQVLEECLPIAATLDAAEGSDAHAKALQAALKLFDAPDTTPSAHVLRELIAQYDSNFIAFTSAHSQAARDQLMNRPWTQEQQQRYVAMSDTSVAAQRAIEDADDMPFEAWRERYMSVEQLG, via the coding sequence ATGACAAATACCTTGCAACAGCACATCGCCGCGCTCTCGAAGGAGCGCTTGGCGGGCATGCGTCGCGGCATTGAAAAAGAGGGGTTGAGGGCACTGCCCACTGGCGCTCTGGCATTGACACCGCATCCCAAGGGATTGGGGTCTGCCCTGACACATCCACATATCACCACCGACTACAGCGAGTCGCAGCTCGAGCTCATCACTGGCGTGCAGCCCACCGTGCAGGCTTGCCTGGACGAACTGGTCGAGGTGCACCAGTTCGTGCATCGCGAGCTGACTTCGCACTGTAATGATGAAACGCTGTGGGTCTCGAGCATGCCCTGCGTGCTGCCCACGGACGAGACGATTCCGCTTGGCCGCTATGGTCTGTCAAACTCGGGCCGCTCCAAGAGCGTCTACCGCATGGGGCTAGGCCATCGCTATGGTCGCCGCATGCAGACGATTTCGGGTATCCACTACAACTGGTCGCTGCCCGGTGTGACGAGCGAAGAGTACTTCAGCCTGATCCGCAATTTCCGCCGCCATGCGTTTGTGCTGCTGTATCTGTTCGGCGCATCGCCCGCGCTGTGTCCAAGCTTTGTTGAGGGTCGCGAGCATGCGCTCAAACCGCTGGGTGATGGCAAGCGCGCGCTGTATCTGCCGCATGCCACCTCGCTGCGCATGGGCCGTCTTGGCTATCAGAGCGATGCACAGGCCACGCTGGCTGTGAGCTACAACGGGCTGGAAGGCTATGCCAACTCGCTGCACGAGGCACTCACGCGTCCGTATCCTGCGTACGAGCAGATCGGTGTGCGCAACCCTGGTGGCGAATACAACCAGCTCGGCACCAGCCTGCTGCAGATCGAGAACGAGTTCTACGGCACCATACGCCCCAAGCGCACGACGAAGAGTGGCGAGCGTCCGTTGCACGCGCTGCGCGAGCGCGGCGTGGAGTATGTCGAGGTGCGCCTGATGGACCTCGACCCGTTTGAATCGGTTGGCATCAATGCCGACACCATGCGCGTGCTTGATGTGTTCCTGCTGCACTGTTTGTACTCCGACAGCCCGCCGGACACGCCCGAGGAAATCGCCCAGCTCAAGAACAACCAGCACATGACCGCAGAGCGAGGCCGCGAGCCTGGCCTGCAATTGGTGAAGAATGGCCAGAACATCGCGCTGGCCGACTGGGGCCGACAGGTGCTCGAAGAATGCCTGCCGATTGCTGCGACGCTCGATGCCGCTGAAGGCAGTGATGCACATGCCAAGGCGCTGCAGGCCGCGCTCAAGCTCTTCGACGCGCCCGACACCACACCGTCGGCCCATGTGCTGCGCGAACTGATTGCGCAGTACGACAGCAATTTCATCGCGTTCACTTCCGCGCATTCGCAGGCCGCACGCGATCAGCTCATGAATCGTCCGTGGACGCAGGAGCAGCAGCAGCGCTATGTGGCGATGAGCGACACATCCGTGGCCGCGCAACGCGCCATCGAAGACGCCGACGACATGCCCTTTGAAGCATGGCGCGAGCGCTACATGTCGGTGGAGCAGCTTGGATGA
- a CDS encoding FUSC family protein, with protein MKLLAARMSRVALEAHARAILRVLLSYYMTNGYAVALGYLLISAGVGLVLGTEAGAAAALGAVVAIPPDVAGPRKGKFRQMIPTPILGVPLFFAVQMLHSSPLELGILIVVCTFVVFLGMAWGKRGAPIAIALMFAMIFSLAVPPNEEVKRLSAALSVTGYFALGAFLYVLYSCIVHRWLNPRYRVLLLADTLLSLADLMRLQARQFGEDTPETRSEAAGGLISRLLARQAALADQIQSTRDVVFESPDTLPRQRLAAMLLHVLDMRDHMIAGALDLDALKQHAGHHSVLAQMHDMLFLLAKETDMLADAMLFGRKPERPMDHRAQLESLRWAVDEDAMQSDPNRLITSRNPSPDALVHSLAERMANLNDEVQRLFALARGEGKPNLAAVRTSWHLFVSPVAWSIKPFYTLWSWGAPALRHAVRAALAIATAYVISLLLPWGTHEYWIFLTIVVVLRGSLAQTLERRNLRVGGTLLGCVLALSILSLHPGYLAMILCLTVAQSVAHGLALRMYLYTAVAATVLGLIQSHMISASSSTVFALFERTVDTLLGAGIAWLFSYVLPSWERSQIPNLVRRVVKSQIDHARTALDLIQLDAVDNTPELKWRLARKDAYDSLTALVLAAERSLKEPRAVRPPLQPLELLQAHAYQMLAQLTAVKTLLLMRRGNLNRERLEQPLTRAMERITNLLSGKEIIIDTIDADEPAEPIREPTFAPGPEHVPQGWDADLMPWFERRLEQAILLAAQIRKDADQLLAK; from the coding sequence ATGAAGCTGCTGGCAGCGCGCATGTCTCGCGTTGCCCTTGAAGCGCACGCACGCGCGATTCTGCGCGTGCTGCTGAGCTACTACATGACCAACGGCTATGCCGTGGCGCTGGGCTATCTGCTGATCTCTGCAGGCGTGGGCCTTGTGCTCGGCACCGAGGCCGGTGCGGCTGCGGCGCTGGGCGCCGTGGTCGCCATCCCGCCCGACGTGGCCGGGCCGCGCAAGGGCAAGTTCCGCCAGATGATTCCCACGCCGATTCTCGGCGTGCCGCTGTTCTTTGCCGTGCAGATGCTGCACAGCTCGCCGCTGGAGCTGGGCATTCTCATCGTGGTCTGCACCTTCGTCGTGTTCTTGGGCATGGCTTGGGGAAAGAGGGGTGCGCCCATCGCTATTGCGCTGATGTTCGCGATGATCTTCTCGCTGGCCGTGCCGCCCAACGAAGAGGTCAAACGGCTGTCGGCGGCGCTCAGCGTGACCGGCTACTTTGCGCTCGGTGCGTTCCTGTATGTGCTCTATTCGTGCATCGTCCACCGCTGGCTCAATCCGCGCTACCGGGTGCTGCTGCTGGCGGACACGCTGCTGTCGCTGGCCGATCTGATGCGCCTGCAGGCAAGGCAATTCGGCGAGGACACGCCCGAGACGCGCAGCGAGGCAGCGGGCGGGCTCATCAGCCGCCTGCTCGCGCGGCAGGCGGCGCTGGCCGACCAGATCCAGTCCACGCGCGACGTGGTGTTCGAGTCGCCCGACACGCTGCCGCGCCAGCGCCTTGCGGCCATGCTGCTGCATGTGCTCGACATGCGCGACCACATGATCGCCGGGGCACTCGACCTCGACGCGCTCAAGCAGCACGCGGGTCATCACAGTGTGCTCGCGCAGATGCACGACATGCTGTTTCTGCTGGCCAAAGAGACCGACATGCTGGCCGATGCCATGCTGTTCGGCCGCAAGCCCGAGCGCCCCATGGACCATCGCGCGCAACTCGAGAGCCTGCGCTGGGCCGTGGACGAAGATGCGATGCAGAGCGATCCGAACCGTCTCATCACCTCGCGCAATCCGAGCCCCGATGCGCTGGTGCATTCATTGGCCGAGCGCATGGCCAATTTGAATGACGAGGTGCAGCGCCTGTTCGCCCTGGCGCGTGGCGAGGGCAAGCCCAATCTCGCTGCGGTGCGCACCAGTTGGCACTTGTTCGTGAGCCCTGTGGCCTGGTCGATCAAGCCGTTCTACACGCTGTGGAGCTGGGGCGCTCCGGCGCTCAGGCATGCGGTGCGCGCGGCGCTGGCCATCGCGACGGCTTATGTCATCTCGCTGCTGCTGCCCTGGGGCACGCACGAATACTGGATTTTTCTCACCATCGTTGTGGTGCTGCGCGGCTCGCTCGCGCAGACCTTGGAGCGGCGCAATCTGCGTGTGGGCGGCACCTTGCTGGGCTGCGTGCTAGCGCTGTCCATCCTGTCGTTGCATCCCGGCTATCTGGCGATGATTCTGTGCCTCACGGTGGCGCAGTCGGTGGCACACGGTTTGGCGCTGCGCATGTATCTCTACACGGCGGTGGCGGCCACCGTGCTGGGCCTGATCCAGTCGCACATGATTAGCGCGTCGTCGAGCACGGTGTTCGCGCTGTTCGAGCGCACGGTGGACACGCTGCTCGGCGCGGGCATCGCCTGGCTGTTCTCATACGTGTTGCCTTCGTGGGAGCGTTCGCAGATTCCCAACCTCGTGCGCCGCGTCGTCAAATCGCAGATCGACCATGCACGCACCGCGCTCGATCTGATCCAGCTCGACGCCGTGGACAACACGCCCGAGCTCAAATGGCGCCTCGCCCGCAAGGATGCGTACGACAGCCTCACCGCGCTGGTGCTGGCCGCCGAACGCTCGCTCAAAGAGCCGCGCGCCGTGCGTCCGCCGCTGCAGCCGCTCGAGCTGCTGCAGGCCCACGCCTACCAGATGCTCGCGCAGCTCACCGCCGTGAAGACCTTGCTGCTCATGCGCCGTGGCAACTTGAATCGTGAGCGTCTGGAGCAACCGCTCACCCGTGCCATGGAGCGCATCACCAATCTATTGAGCGGCAAGGAAATCATCATCGACACGATAGATGCGGATGAACCCGCAGAGCCGATCCGTGAGCCCACCTTTGCTCCCGGCCCTGAGCATGTCCCGCAGGGATGGGATGCCGATCTGATGCCGTGGTTCGAGCGGCGCCTGGAGCAGGCGATCCTGCTCGCCGCGCAGATTCGCAAGGATGCGGATCAGTTGCTGGCGAAATAG
- a CDS encoding patatin-like phospholipase family protein yields the protein MLLKDKIIRSATLLVLLGLTACGSNPPEKTGSTAPTTGSTGAAHPPIKIGLALGGGAAKGFAHIGVIKMLEANGFTPAVISGTSAGSVVGAMYASGMSSFELQEKAVALDEAKIRDLQLSSGGLVQGQKLEDYVNEQVRNKPLDKLGKPFVAVATRLEDGERTVFAIGNTGQAVRASSSVPGVFQPVSIGKYHYVDGGITSPVPVDAARKLGADIVIAVDISNKARGATPTNMLGALGQSIAIMGQKLGAAELERADVTIRPKVLDIGPADFGQRATAIVEGEKAAVAAMPEIRKRVAELQAQRAQAVKLAQQQADEARFQKCMSDRSSMQKLSGMVGLDGACEKP from the coding sequence ATGCTTTTGAAAGACAAAATCATCCGTTCGGCCACCCTCCTCGTCCTTCTGGGCCTGACCGCCTGCGGCAGCAATCCGCCCGAGAAAACCGGCTCGACTGCTCCGACGACGGGCTCGACGGGTGCTGCCCATCCACCCATCAAGATCGGCCTCGCCCTCGGCGGTGGCGCGGCCAAGGGGTTTGCACACATCGGCGTGATCAAGATGCTCGAGGCCAATGGCTTCACGCCTGCCGTGATTTCCGGCACCAGTGCGGGGAGCGTGGTGGGGGCTATGTATGCGAGCGGTATGTCGTCGTTCGAGCTTCAGGAAAAAGCCGTGGCACTTGACGAGGCGAAGATCCGCGATCTGCAGCTATCCTCCGGTGGGCTGGTGCAGGGTCAAAAGCTCGAGGACTATGTGAACGAGCAGGTCCGCAACAAGCCGCTCGACAAGCTGGGCAAGCCGTTTGTGGCGGTGGCGACAAGGCTCGAGGATGGTGAGCGCACCGTGTTCGCCATCGGCAACACAGGTCAGGCGGTGCGCGCATCAAGCAGCGTGCCGGGCGTGTTCCAGCCGGTCAGCATCGGCAAGTACCACTATGTCGACGGCGGCATCACCAGCCCAGTACCGGTGGATGCCGCGCGCAAGTTGGGGGCCGACATCGTGATCGCAGTCGACATCTCGAACAAGGCGCGTGGCGCGACGCCCACCAACATGCTGGGCGCGCTGGGCCAGTCGATTGCAATCATGGGACAGAAGCTCGGCGCTGCCGAACTGGAACGCGCGGACGTGACGATCCGCCCCAAGGTTCTGGACATTGGCCCCGCCGATTTCGGCCAGCGCGCCACCGCGATTGTCGAAGGCGAAAAAGCCGCCGTGGCCGCCATGCCCGAGATCCGCAAGCGCGTGGCCGAGCTGCAGGCGCAGCGCGCGCAGGCGGTGAAGCTGGCGCAGCAGCAGGCCGACGAGGCTCGATTTCAGAAGTGCATGAGTGACCGTTCGAGCATGCAGAAGCTCTCTGGCATGGTGGGGCTTGACGGGGCTTGCGAGAAGCCCTGA
- a CDS encoding thiamine pyrophosphate-binding protein produces the protein METTPKAPTTSNVPRTGGQVLVDQLVLHGVKQLFCVPGESYLAALDALHDAKVEVTICRQEGGATMMAEAQGKLTGEPGICFVTRGPGATNASAGIHIAHQDSTPLIVFVGQVARGMMEREAFQELDYSAVFGTMTKWTVQIDDAARIPELVSRAFHVATSGRPGPVVIALPEDMLTDMVTAPDARPYSVNEIHPGADAIAELKQRLEKAERPVVIVGGTRWNEAAVQNLVSFANHWQIPVYCSFRRQMLFPANHASYGGDLGLGVNPKLLARIRASDLVIVLGGRLSEIASQSFELFNIPEPQQAMVHIHADANELGRLYHAAQSINATPQPTATALAAMGQPASAPRWAQHTQDAHAEYLAWSDPAKIQIPGDLQMGAVMGHLREVLPADTIFCNGAGNFATWVHRFWPFTSFASQLAPTSGSMGYGPPAGVGAKRLWPQREVVIFAGDGDFLMHGQEFATAIQYQLPIIVVLLDNAMYGTIRMHQEREYPGRVSGTELKNPDFAAYAKAFGGHGETVRTTEDFAPALARARASGLPSILHCFIDPEAITPTGTLSGIRKAAEARLQT, from the coding sequence ATGGAGACAACCCCCAAAGCCCCCACGACATCGAACGTCCCACGCACCGGCGGCCAGGTCCTCGTCGATCAGCTTGTGCTGCATGGTGTGAAGCAACTCTTCTGCGTACCCGGCGAAAGCTATCTGGCTGCGCTCGATGCGCTGCATGACGCCAAGGTCGAGGTCACCATCTGCCGCCAGGAAGGCGGCGCCACCATGATGGCGGAGGCCCAGGGCAAGCTCACTGGCGAGCCCGGCATCTGCTTCGTCACGCGCGGACCGGGTGCGACCAACGCCTCCGCAGGCATCCACATCGCGCATCAGGATTCGACGCCGCTGATCGTCTTCGTCGGCCAGGTCGCGCGCGGCATGATGGAGCGCGAGGCGTTTCAGGAACTCGACTACAGCGCCGTCTTCGGCACCATGACCAAATGGACCGTGCAGATCGACGATGCCGCCCGCATCCCCGAGCTGGTCTCACGCGCCTTCCATGTCGCCACGTCCGGCAGACCCGGCCCGGTCGTCATCGCCCTGCCCGAAGACATGCTGACCGACATGGTCACCGCGCCCGACGCACGCCCCTACTCCGTCAACGAAATTCACCCCGGCGCGGACGCCATCGCCGAGCTCAAGCAGCGCCTTGAAAAAGCCGAGCGCCCCGTCGTCATCGTCGGCGGCACGCGCTGGAACGAGGCTGCCGTGCAAAATCTCGTCAGCTTCGCGAACCACTGGCAGATCCCGGTCTACTGCTCGTTCCGCCGCCAGATGCTGTTCCCCGCGAACCACGCAAGCTACGGCGGCGATCTGGGTTTGGGCGTCAACCCCAAGCTGCTCGCCCGCATCCGCGCCAGCGATCTGGTCATCGTGCTCGGCGGTCGCCTGTCGGAAATCGCATCGCAGAGCTTCGAGCTCTTCAACATCCCCGAGCCGCAGCAGGCCATGGTTCACATCCATGCCGACGCCAATGAACTCGGCCGCCTCTACCACGCGGCCCAGTCCATCAACGCCACGCCCCAGCCCACGGCCACTGCGCTCGCAGCGATGGGCCAACCCGCCTCCGCGCCGCGATGGGCACAGCACACACAAGACGCCCACGCCGAATACCTCGCATGGAGTGATCCCGCCAAGATCCAGATCCCCGGCGACCTGCAGATGGGTGCCGTGATGGGCCACCTGCGCGAGGTGCTCCCGGCTGACACCATCTTCTGCAACGGCGCAGGCAACTTTGCCACCTGGGTGCACCGCTTCTGGCCCTTCACCTCCTTTGCCAGCCAACTCGCGCCCACCAGCGGCTCGATGGGCTACGGCCCACCGGCAGGCGTGGGCGCCAAGCGCCTGTGGCCCCAGCGTGAAGTGGTGATCTTCGCGGGCGACGGCGACTTCCTCATGCACGGCCAGGAGTTCGCCACCGCCATCCAGTACCAGTTGCCGATCATCGTCGTGCTGCTCGACAATGCCATGTACGGCACCATCCGCATGCACCAGGAACGCGAATACCCCGGCCGTGTGAGCGGCACCGAGTTGAAAAACCCAGACTTCGCCGCCTACGCCAAGGCCTTCGGCGGCCACGGCGAAACCGTGCGCACAACGGAAGACTTCGCCCCCGCCCTGGCCCGCGCACGCGCCAGCGGACTGCCAAGCATTCTGCACTGCTTCATCGACCCCGAAGCGATTACCCCAACGGGGACGTTGAGCGGGATACGGAAGGCGGCCGAGGCAAGGTTGCAAACCTAA
- a CDS encoding oxidoreductase-like domain-containing protein produces MRQVSLAPLDVPLQQLATARITGELAQARQLFAALQKHAQALGIALRRPPPEPDTCCGRGCNGCIWEGFYAATEFWRQDAVEACQHALASSGMIGTESGSGP; encoded by the coding sequence GTGAGACAAGTGAGCCTCGCGCCGCTCGACGTTCCCCTCCAGCAACTGGCCACTGCGCGCATCACGGGCGAGCTGGCACAAGCACGCCAGCTGTTCGCCGCGCTGCAAAAGCACGCGCAAGCACTCGGCATCGCACTGCGCCGCCCCCCGCCCGAGCCCGACACCTGCTGCGGGCGCGGCTGCAATGGCTGCATCTGGGAGGGCTTTTACGCTGCCACCGAATTCTGGCGGCAGGACGCCGTCGAGGCCTGCCAGCACGCGCTTGCATCCTCGGGCATGATCGGCACAGAATCCGGCAGCGGTCCCTGA
- the ylqF gene encoding ribosome biogenesis GTPase YlqF translates to MAIQWFPGHMHLTRKAIEERIKDIDVVIEMLDARLPGSSANPLLAELTGHKPALKVINKQDLADPTRTPLWLDWYNAKLETHAIALDASDAAPARKLIEGCRKLAPTRAGLAKPMRVLICGIPNVGKSTLINTLSDKRQAKTGDEAGITKVEQRIVLADDFYLWDTPGMLWPRIIVSQSGDRLAASGAVGRNAYDEESVVLDLLAYLKLHYGAQLNERYKLGLDAAEIGALHDDEVLEKIARKRGAVMPGGKLNMQKASEIVLTDFRGGVLGRVSLETPAEYEGWLAEAAVKEEARALKKAELDKRKKRKAPSRERPRTPE, encoded by the coding sequence ATGGCCATTCAATGGTTTCCCGGTCATATGCACCTGACGCGCAAGGCGATCGAGGAGCGCATCAAGGACATCGATGTGGTCATCGAGATGCTTGACGCGCGCCTGCCGGGCTCCAGCGCCAACCCGCTGCTGGCCGAGCTCACCGGCCACAAGCCCGCGCTCAAGGTGATCAACAAGCAGGATCTGGCCGATCCGACGCGCACGCCGCTCTGGCTCGATTGGTACAACGCCAAGCTCGAGACGCATGCGATTGCGCTGGACGCCTCCGACGCGGCCCCTGCACGCAAACTCATTGAGGGCTGCCGCAAGCTCGCACCCACGCGCGCGGGCCTCGCGAAGCCGATGCGAGTGCTGATCTGCGGCATTCCCAACGTGGGCAAGTCCACGCTGATCAACACGCTCTCAGACAAGCGTCAGGCCAAGACCGGCGACGAGGCCGGGATCACCAAGGTCGAGCAGCGCATCGTGCTGGCCGACGATTTCTATCTGTGGGACACCCCCGGCATGCTGTGGCCGCGCATCATCGTCAGCCAGAGCGGGGATCGCCTGGCCGCTTCCGGTGCAGTGGGCCGCAATGCCTACGACGAGGAAAGCGTGGTGCTCGATCTGCTCGCCTACCTCAAGCTGCACTATGGCGCGCAGCTGAATGAGCGCTACAAGCTCGGGCTAGACGCGGCCGAGATCGGCGCGCTGCACGACGACGAAGTGCTCGAGAAGATCGCCCGCAAGCGCGGCGCGGTGATGCCGGGCGGCAAGCTCAATATGCAGAAGGCCTCTGAGATTGTGCTGACGGATTTTCGTGGCGGCGTGCTGGGGCGTGTTTCGCTCGAAACCCCGGCCGAGTACGAGGGCTGGCTGGCCGAAGCGGCAGTCAAGGAAGAGGCGCGCGCACTCAAGAAGGCCGAACTGGACAAGCGCAAGAAGCGCAAGGCCCCGAGCCGCGAGCGCCCTCGCACGCCGGAGTGA
- a CDS encoding low temperature requirement protein A has product MNHNNGNPDLHAASSSLSSSNGPRALSLLRHRDGHHAKVTYEELFFDLVYVFAVTQLSHALLHHLSFAGLVETLILWFGVWLGWQYTCWFTNWFNPEAPAIRGVVFVSMLLALFMACAIPEAYGAKGVIFACSYVAMQVGRTAYVVWLLGPSHPMAPNYRRMLGWLSIAGVFWIAGAFAEHEWRIALWLVAIACEYFSPMIGFALPGLGRSSTSEWTIEGAHLVERCQLFVIVALGETLIATGAVLSKEEHWGLGLLLALGATFFGTLAMWWLYFGTSSKDANTVITTSDDPGRIGAYFHYIHVVLVAGIIGSAVGNDLVMAHPYSMLSTAQVFTLVGGPAVYLLGSAFYKQVVYGCVPMSHIAGAIALLALVPVGFYANLLVMGWLTTAVLLVVSFRELQVQRKPRVGNAVPHHG; this is encoded by the coding sequence ATGAATCACAACAACGGCAACCCGGATCTGCATGCTGCTTCTTCATCTCTATCCTCTTCGAATGGCCCGCGCGCGCTGTCGCTGCTGCGCCATCGTGACGGCCACCATGCCAAGGTCACCTATGAAGAGCTGTTCTTTGACTTGGTCTATGTGTTCGCGGTCACGCAGCTCAGCCATGCGCTGCTGCACCACCTGAGCTTCGCCGGGCTTGTCGAGACGCTGATCCTCTGGTTCGGCGTCTGGCTTGGTTGGCAATACACCTGCTGGTTCACCAACTGGTTCAACCCTGAAGCACCGGCGATTCGCGGTGTGGTGTTCGTCTCGATGCTGCTGGCACTGTTCATGGCCTGCGCGATTCCCGAGGCCTATGGCGCCAAGGGCGTGATCTTTGCATGTAGTTATGTGGCCATGCAGGTGGGGCGCACGGCCTATGTGGTGTGGCTGCTTGGGCCATCGCACCCAATGGCGCCCAACTACCGGCGCATGCTGGGCTGGCTGAGCATCGCAGGTGTCTTCTGGATCGCGGGCGCGTTTGCTGAACATGAATGGCGCATCGCCCTGTGGCTGGTGGCCATCGCCTGCGAGTACTTCTCGCCGATGATCGGCTTTGCGTTGCCGGGGCTGGGCCGCTCATCGACAAGCGAGTGGACCATCGAAGGCGCGCATCTGGTCGAGCGCTGCCAATTGTTCGTGATCGTTGCGCTCGGCGAGACGCTGATCGCCACCGGCGCCGTGCTGTCCAAGGAGGAGCATTGGGGCCTCGGCTTGCTGCTTGCGTTGGGTGCCACCTTCTTCGGTACCCTGGCGATGTGGTGGCTGTATTTCGGCACCTCGAGCAAGGATGCGAACACGGTCATCACCACATCCGATGACCCGGGCCGCATCGGGGCGTATTTCCATTACATCCACGTGGTGCTGGTGGCTGGCATCATCGGTAGTGCGGTGGGCAATGATCTGGTGATGGCCCATCCCTACAGCATGCTGAGCACCGCGCAGGTGTTCACGCTGGTCGGCGGACCGGCGGTGTATCTGCTGGGCAGCGCGTTCTACAAGCAGGTGGTCTATGGCTGTGTGCCGATGTCGCACATCGCGGGTGCGATTGCGCTACTGGCGCTGGTGCCCGTGGGCTTTTACGCCAACCTGCTGGTGATGGGCTGGCTCACCACGGCCGTGCTGCTGGTGGTGAGCTTTCGTGAACTCCAGGTGCAGCGCAAGCCTCGCGTGGGCAATGCGGTGCCGCACCACGGTTGA